A single window of Gossypium arboreum isolate Shixiya-1 chromosome 13, ASM2569848v2, whole genome shotgun sequence DNA harbors:
- the LOC108461258 gene encoding GDSL esterase/lipase At4g26790-like yields MACKLVTLFFFVNLLMQIPKVRATVPAIIVFGDSTVDPGNNNQVSTVLKSNFEPYGRDYYGGQPTGRFSNGRIATDFISEALRIKPAIPAYLDPKYDIEDFATGVSFASAGTGYDNATSDVLSVIPFWKELEYYKEYQNKLRKHLGKDEANQRFSESLHLISIGTNDFLENYYILPTRSSEYSVDEYQSFLIGIASNFIRELYKLGARKVVIGGLPPMGCLPLERTTNMFFGSDCINEYNDVAKDFNKKLQGAVTELKQELGGIHLVMSSPYDKLMEMIRNPSHFGFEDAETACCGTGFFEMSYLCDNMNPFTCSDANKYVFWDAFHPTEKTNAILADYVVKTTLAKFR; encoded by the exons ATGGCATGCAAGCTTGTTACACTGTTCTTTTTTGTTAATCTCCTAATGCAAATACCAAAAGTAAGGGCAACAGTTCCTGCAATTATCGTTTTCGGAGATTCTACGGTGGATCCAGGGAACAACAACCAAGTATCTACAGTTCTAAAGAGCAACTTCGAGCCATATGGTAGGGATTACTATGGTGGTCAGCCAACAGGACGTTTTTCTAATGGAAGGATTGCAACAGACTTCATTTCTGAAGCCCTCAGGATCAAGCCAGCCATACCTGCATATCTGGACCCGAAGTATGACATAGAAGATTTCGCCACTGGAGTTTCCTTTGCTTCAGCCGGGACTGGTTATGACAATGCCACTTCTGATGTGCTA TCTGTCATACCATTTTGGAAGGAACTGGAGTACTACAAAGAATATCAGAACAAGCTAAGAAAACATCTAGGCAAAGATGAAGCTAATCAACGTTTTTCTGAATCATTGCACCTAATAAGCATAGGAACCAATGACTTTTTAGAGAACTACTACATTTTGCCTACCAGATCTTCGGAGTATTCAGTTGACGAGTATCAGAGCTTTCTGATAGGAATTGCCAGCAATTTCATCAGAGAGCTTTACAAGCTCGGAGCTCGGAAGGTAGTCATTGGCGGCCTTCCTCCAATGGGATGCTTACCATTGGAAAGAACAACAAATATGTTCTTTGGAAGTGACTGTATCAATGAGTATAATGATGTGGCTAAAGATTTCAACAAGAAGTTACAGGGTGCAGTCACAGAGTTGAAACAGGAGCTTGGTGGAATCCATCTGGTTATGTCAAGCCCCTACGATAAGCTCATGGAAATGATTCGGAATCCAAGTCACTTTG GATTTGAAGATGCAGAAACAGCATGCTGTGGGACTGGATTCTTCGAAATGAGTTACCTGTGTGATAACATGAACCCATTTACATGTTCAGATGCCAATAAGTATGTATTCTGGGATGCCTTTCACCCGACAGAGAAAACAAATGCCATTTTGGCTGATTATGTGGTCAAAACTACCCTAGCCAAGTTCCGATAA
- the LOC108461259 gene encoding upstream activation factor subunit UAF30 — MLPQRLKKTITDNPKKLANLIDLANLPSPVREFVGQSQISRLGCFFRVWSYIKENNLQDPNNKNLVNCDEKLRSILLGKSQVELAELPALIKLHFPKVPK, encoded by the exons ATGCTGCCACAGAGACTGAAGAAGACAATCACTGATAACCCCAAAAAGCTTGCTAACTTGATTGACCTTGCAAATCTTCCTTCCCCAGTTAGAGAATTTGTGGGTCAGTCTCAGATTTCACGTTTGGGTTGCTTCTTTCGTGTTTGGTCTTATATCAAAGAGAACAATCTTCAG GATCCAAACAACAAGAATCTTGTAAATTGTGATGAAAAATTGAGGAGTATTTTATTGGGCAAGTCTCAAGTTGAGCTGGCTGAACTTCCTGCACTTATCAAACTGCATTTTCCTAAAGTGCCAAAATAA
- the LOC108461825 gene encoding pentatricopeptide repeat-containing protein At3g24000, mitochondrial-like, which yields MLIQSLVFRCLSTRKNHLVIEFPRRLLSASFQVVSSFSAHVATEEINPSLKVPLFKEKTKLEGTKRLKLYSKILHDCASKGSLSSAKSVHGKIIKKGFDPDLHLWNSLVNAYAKRGVFGYACKVLDRMPERDVVSWTALFSGLVNEGYGYDVLDLYCSMKKDGVLPNGHCLVTALKACSLSLDLFFGTLLHGEGVKVGVLLDIFVGSSLVDLYAKCGQMELAERVFLFMDKKNVVSWNALLNGYALKGDAGKILNLFQGMTESELRCSKFTLSNVLKSCTYLVNLTWGLIAHSLVIKIGCEHDEFVGCCLLDLYSKCGLAEDTLKVFKRIQEPNIVAWSAMIDCLDEQGQIQEAAELFSLMRCKGVSPNQHTFASIAGVAANLGDRLYCEGVHACILKHGFESEIILSNALIAMYMKIRSVQNGWQVFKEMSFWNSASWNSLLSGSHNGKTCDRGPSIFHKMLAEGFKPDICTFTSILRSCSNLLNIKFGHQVHAHIIKNGLKDNNLVGTSLIDLYAKNGFLADAELLFTQLIERDLFSWTALIAGYAQSDCSEKAIKCFNHMQRQGVTPNNFTLATCLSSCSNMGMLENGQLLHSMAIKAGNSGDVFVSSSIVDMYANCGCIEEAEAAFQGMVSTDTVSWNMMLFGYLQHRQGLKVLETFRTMLDKGLEPDEVTFIAVLSACSYMGFVNEGKEYFDSLTNVFGIVPTIKHCACMIDILGRAGKFNEVKSFIKDMKVTSNPLIWETVLGACRMHGNDKLGESAAEKLFELNPGIASHYILLANIFAAKGRWEDVRRVRALMTHCGVKKEPGCSWVMVNGQVHIFRSTDGCHPKHGEIYIKLKELVEKSILAGYVPKTDHILNDVGDDEKLEQLFHHNERLALAFALISINPVKTIRIFKNLHICEDCHDFMKLVSGVIKQEIVVRDANCFHHFKSGICSCQDYC from the coding sequence atgCTTATTCAATCACTTGTATTTCGATGTTTGTCCACAAGAAAAAACCATCTTGTCATTGAATTCCCCAGGAGGTTGCTTTCGGCCTCATTTCAGGTCGTTTCTTCTTTTAGTGCCCATGTTGCCACAGAAGAGATAAACCCATCTTTAAAAGTCCCACTTTTCAAAGAAAAAACAAAGCTTGAAGGAACTAAAAGGTTAAAGCTTTACTCTAAGATTCTACATGATTGTGCATCAAAAGGGTCTTTGAGTTCAGCCAAATCTGTTCATGGGAAGATAATAAAAAAAGGGTTTGACCCTGATTTGCATTTATGGAACTCTTTAGTTAATGCTTATGCAAAACGTGGGGTCTTTGGATATGCTTGTAAAGTGCTCGATAGAATGCCTGAAAGAGATGTTGTGTCTTGGACCGCTCTGTTCTCTGGTTTGGTTAATGAAGGGTATGGATATGATGTGTTGGATTTGTATTGTTCTATGAAGAAAGATGGGGTTCTGCCAAATGGGCATTGCTTAGTGACCGCTTTGAAAGCTTGTTCTTTGAGTTTGGATTTGTTTTTTGGTACATTGTTGCATGGGGAAGGTGTTAAAGTTGGAGTTTTGTTGGATATTTTTGTTGGATCCTCTCTTGTTGATCTTTATGCGAAATGTGGTCAGATGGAACTGGCAGAGAGAGTATTTCTGTTCATGGATAAAAAGAATGTCGTATCATGGAATGCATTGCTTAATGGATATGCTCTAAAGGGCGATGCAGGAAAGattttgaatttgtttcaagggaTGACGGAATCTGAATTGAGGTGTAGTAAGTTTACTTTGTCAAATGTGCTCAAAAGTTGTACGTACCTGGTAAACTTAACATGGGGCTTGATTGCACATTCTTTGGTGATTAAGATCGGGTGTGAGCATGATGAATTTGTTGGTTGTTGCCTTCTTGATTTGTACTCAAAATGTGGACTGGCTGAGGATACTCTTAAGGTTTTTAAAAGGATTCAAGAACCCAACATAGTAGCCTGGAGTGCAATGATTGATTGCCTTGATGAGCAAGGCCAGATTCAAGAGGCAGCTGAGTTGTTTTCTCTAATGAGATGCAAAGGGGTAAGCCCCAATCAGCATACTTTTGCCTCTATTGCTGGTGTAGCTGCTAATTTGGGTGATCGGTTATATTGTGAAGGTGTTCATGCTTGTATACTTAAACATGGATTTGAATCTGAAATCATTTTGAGCAATGCACTTATTGCAATGTATATGAAAATCAGGTCAGTCCAAAATGGTTGGCAGGTGTTTAAGGAAATGAGTTTTTGGAATTCAGCATCATGGAATTCTCTTCTTTCTGGATCTCATAATGGTAAAACTTGTGATCGAGGACCAAGTATCTTTCACAAGATGCTTGCTGAAGGTTTTAAGCCTGATATCTGTACATTTACTAGCATTTTAAGATCTTGTTCCAatcttttaaatataaaatttggacATCAAGTGCATGCCCATATAATAAAGAATGGCCTAAAGGATAATAATTTAGTGGGAACATCTCTTATTGACTTGTATGCCAAAAATGGATTCTTGGCGGATGCAGAGCTACTTTTTACTCAATTGATTGAGAGGGATCTTTTTTCATGGACTGCATTAATTGCTGGTTATGCTCAAAGTGATTGTTCAGAGAAGGCTATCAAGTGCTTCAATCATATGCAAAGGCAAGGTGTCACACCCAATAATTTCACTCTTGCTACCTGTTTGAGTAGTTGCTCCAATATGGGGATGTTAGAAAATGGGCAGCTGCTTCATTCAATGGCAATTAAGGCTGGGAATTCAGGTGATGTGTTTGTATCTTCTTCAATTGTAGATATGTATGCTAACTGTGGATGCATAGAAGAAGCTGAAGCTGCTTTCCAGGGCATGGTGTCAACAGATACTGTATCATGGAACATGATGTTATTTGGATACCTGCAACATAGGCAAGGATTGAAGGTTTTAGAAACTTTTAGGACGATGTTAGACAAAGGCCTTGAGCCAGATGAGGTTACGTTCATAGCAGTTTTATCTGCCTGTAGTTATATGGGCTTTGTAAATGAAGGGAAAGAGTACTTTGATTCCCTGACCAATGTTTTTGGAATAGTACCCACAATTAAGCATTGTGCCTGTATGATTGATATTTTAGGTCGAGCTGGCAAGTTCAATGAAGTTAAAAGTTTTATCAAGGACATGAAGGTTACATCGAATCCCTTGATTTGGGAGACAGTTCTTGGGGCTTGTAGAATGCATGGAAATGACAAACTTGGTGAAAGTGCTGCAGAGAAACTCTTCGAACTTAATCCTGGTATAGCCTCCCATTACATATTACTAGCAAATATTTTTGCTGCCAAGGGTAGGTGGGAGGATGTCCGAAGAGTCAGAGCATTGATGACCCATTGTGGTGTTAAGAAAGAACCTGGGTGTAGTTGGGTGATGGTCAATGGTCAAGTGCACATTTTCAGGTCCACTGATGGTTGTCATCCAAAACACGGGGAGATCTATATAAAATTGAAGGAGCTTGTCGAGAAGTCTATTTTAGCAGGATATGTGCCTAAGACAGATCATATACTCAATGATGTCGGTGATGATGAAAAATTAGAACAGCTCTTTCATCATAATGAAAGATTAGCTCTTGCTTTTGCTCTTATTAGCATCAACCCTGTGAAAACAATTCGGATATTCAAAAATTTGCACATATGTGAAGACTGCCATGATTTTATGAAGCTTGTCTCTGGTGTCATAAAACAGGAGATAGTTGTTCGTGATGCAAACTGTTTCCATCACTTCAAAAGCGGCATTTGTTCATGTCAAGACTATTGTTGA